A window of the Leptospira bourretii genome harbors these coding sequences:
- a CDS encoding c-di-GMP phosphodiesterase, whose protein sequence is MSDSPLISPDQLAKFEFNDDLLSSYRKSKQIPLDLYDRNGKLIMAKKKNATEEDFGKLLKIELQGAYCLTTDTKHLRITSGESTDPRQTKLFDPDKTTEFAKQTESLILELKKEAFNSEHALRVHKSIGKVLDDFTSNPDFESGLFNILEILNHAGVPVESELMTKRTIVAMGMKVRTKKIGVGDDNKPNKKDHLSVMTASFLADIGYSKLVLPDKPNLTKEEYNAIQQHPIISYLMTLAAPEITQEIRTLVLNHHRPFRGNSINNNFPDNNTVFRKLMLVRDKFIKDPSKKMIVADIDAQLRIQESNVNSVNFEEDIAILSLASEYASLTTKQPWRPAFSSATALKMIVNDSFFSYSNRNIRHLLDYVGASLTNNQNIINVGDYVITASIDSEKQAHFDICKILEVDRFQTRPKIQRLCTIKPLFKKGIKYRIADFDINEIRMDKRRAVIDLAGQTSSTQRIIYIIDPEMNAPLYDAVTKMDVP, encoded by the coding sequence TTGAGCGATTCTCCCTTAATTTCCCCTGACCAACTTGCTAAATTTGAATTTAATGATGATCTGCTTAGTAGTTATCGTAAAAGCAAACAAATCCCGCTCGACCTTTATGATCGGAACGGCAAACTCATCATGGCAAAAAAAAAGAACGCAACTGAAGAGGATTTTGGCAAACTTTTGAAGATAGAGTTGCAAGGAGCCTATTGCCTAACAACTGACACAAAACATTTGCGAATTACATCGGGAGAATCAACAGACCCTCGCCAAACCAAACTTTTTGATCCAGACAAAACAACAGAATTTGCAAAACAAACTGAATCATTGATCTTAGAGTTAAAAAAAGAAGCCTTTAATTCGGAACATGCACTCAGAGTACACAAATCAATTGGAAAAGTTTTAGACGACTTCACAAGCAATCCAGATTTTGAATCTGGATTATTTAATATATTAGAGATTTTGAATCATGCTGGTGTACCAGTTGAATCGGAACTCATGACCAAACGAACGATTGTTGCCATGGGCATGAAGGTCAGAACCAAAAAGATAGGTGTAGGTGATGATAACAAACCAAATAAAAAAGACCATCTTTCAGTGATGACTGCAAGTTTTCTTGCGGATATAGGTTATTCAAAATTAGTATTACCTGACAAACCAAATCTAACAAAAGAAGAATACAACGCAATCCAACAACATCCGATTATCAGTTATTTAATGACTCTTGCAGCACCTGAAATCACGCAAGAAATTCGCACTCTAGTTTTGAACCATCATAGACCATTTCGCGGTAACTCAATTAATAATAACTTTCCTGACAATAATACAGTATTTAGAAAGTTGATGTTGGTCAGGGATAAGTTCATAAAAGATCCAAGTAAAAAAATGATTGTAGCTGATATAGATGCGCAACTTCGAATCCAAGAGTCGAATGTAAACTCAGTCAATTTTGAAGAAGATATCGCAATTTTGTCACTTGCAAGTGAATATGCCAGTTTAACAACTAAACAACCTTGGCGTCCTGCATTCAGTTCAGCAACAGCATTAAAAATGATTGTGAATGATTCGTTTTTTTCTTATAGCAATCGAAACATTCGTCACTTACTAGATTATGTAGGTGCCAGTTTAACCAATAACCAAAACATAATCAACGTAGGCGATTACGTAATCACTGCCTCAATTGATTCAGAAAAACAGGCGCATTTTGATATTTGTAAAATTTTGGAAGTAGATCGTTTCCAGACTCGTCCAAAGATCCAAAGATTATGCACGATTAAACCTTTGTTTAAAAAAGGGATCAAGTATCGTATTGCCGATTTTGATATCAATGAAATTCGTATGGACAAACGGAGAGCAGTCATTGATCTTGCTGGCCAAACTTCCAGTACACAAAGGATCATTTACATCATTGATCCAGAAATGAATGCACCCCTTTACGATGCAGTTACAAAGATGGATGTTCCGTGA
- a CDS encoding AgmX/PglI C-terminal domain-containing protein translates to MKKQIPYQKEILLITGTTLVLSFVYLLFLRPISNGNQFTQTSMEVDKKGLSPYHKREVNFTITKHKRKIQICYNIYLETKPKIEEGKIHFDWQIDPDGIPTKVELIQSDFTSDSLIGCIQKEISSWEFPPPPERSHNTYTEYTFFFKKEVNLPK, encoded by the coding sequence ATGAAAAAACAGATTCCCTATCAAAAAGAAATCCTTCTCATCACTGGCACCACTCTCGTTTTAAGTTTTGTGTATTTACTTTTCCTTCGTCCCATTTCGAATGGAAATCAATTCACACAAACTTCAATGGAAGTGGATAAAAAAGGTCTCTCACCTTACCACAAACGAGAAGTGAATTTTACCATTACCAAACACAAACGTAAAATTCAAATTTGCTACAATATATACTTAGAAACAAAACCAAAAATCGAGGAAGGCAAAATCCATTTCGATTGGCAAATTGATCCGGACGGAATTCCTACAAAAGTGGAGCTCATCCAATCCGATTTTACATCTGATTCCCTCATCGGTTGTATACAAAAAGAAATCAGTTCATGGGAATTTCCTCCTCCACCGGAAAGATCGCATAACACCTACACAGAATATACTTTTTTCTTTAAAAAAGAAGTGAATCTTCCAAAATAA
- a CDS encoding FG-GAP repeat protein, with translation MRKITGILLLLFYGSCNPLTLNNPCDQKSKAYIETLLLTSVSETPIPFCGFSVGNSPKLWETQAYLKASNAEANDGFGYSVAISGDTIVVGAPGESSNQTTITNGPTASSDNSLGSAGAAYVYQRSGSSWSQEAYLKPSNLGGTDQFGVSVAIDRDTIVVGANQEDSNQTTITNAPNAIAPNEGATDSGAAYVFQKSGTTWSEQAYLKPSNTGANDQFGISLAISGDTIAVGAYFEDSNQTSITNGSPAPANEGATNAGAVYVFQRSGTTWSEQAYLKPSNMGAGDRFGTTVDIANDTIVVGANLEASNQITITNGSGASANNSAANAGAAYVFRRTGTTWVEEAYLKAPNAEADDQFGNSVAIDGDTIVVGAFSEASNQTTITNGTAASSDNSATLAGAAYVFQRTGSTWSHQAYLKPPNLGADDRFGITVAIEGNTILVGSIFEDNNQTTVTNGTMPNDDNSLSNSGAVYLFQRSGSTWAFRAYIKAPNADVEDRFGNAIAFSGDTAVVGVNLEDSNQKTITNGPTGSTDNSALSSGAAFVFFRK, from the coding sequence ATGAGAAAAATCACAGGTATATTGCTGCTTCTTTTTTACGGAAGTTGTAATCCTTTAACATTAAATAACCCCTGCGATCAAAAATCAAAAGCGTATATAGAGACCTTATTACTCACTTCCGTATCGGAAACTCCTATTCCCTTTTGCGGATTCAGCGTTGGTAATTCTCCAAAACTCTGGGAAACACAGGCCTATCTCAAAGCATCGAATGCAGAAGCAAATGATGGCTTCGGATATTCCGTAGCGATCTCTGGTGATACAATCGTGGTGGGAGCTCCAGGTGAGTCAAGTAACCAAACGACAATTACAAATGGACCCACAGCGAGTAGTGACAACTCATTAGGATCGGCTGGTGCGGCATACGTCTACCAAAGATCTGGTTCGTCATGGTCGCAAGAGGCATACCTAAAACCTTCTAATTTAGGAGGAACAGATCAATTTGGAGTCTCTGTTGCGATTGATAGAGATACCATAGTGGTCGGAGCAAACCAAGAAGATAGCAATCAAACGACGATTACGAATGCTCCTAATGCTATTGCTCCGAATGAAGGAGCTACTGATTCAGGTGCAGCTTATGTATTCCAAAAATCAGGCACTACTTGGTCGGAGCAAGCCTACTTAAAACCGTCTAACACCGGCGCAAATGATCAGTTTGGAATTTCCCTTGCTATATCAGGTGATACCATTGCTGTTGGCGCATATTTTGAAGATAGCAACCAAACAAGCATTACGAATGGATCTCCTGCACCAGCCAATGAGGGAGCAACAAATGCAGGTGCCGTTTACGTGTTCCAAAGATCCGGCACTACGTGGTCAGAACAAGCCTACCTAAAACCGTCTAACATGGGAGCAGGTGATCGTTTTGGTACTACTGTCGACATCGCAAATGATACGATCGTTGTCGGTGCCAATTTAGAGGCGAGTAATCAGATCACAATTACAAACGGATCTGGTGCCAGTGCCAACAACTCAGCAGCCAATGCAGGAGCGGCCTATGTCTTCCGTAGAACTGGTACGACCTGGGTTGAAGAAGCATACCTAAAGGCACCTAACGCAGAAGCTGATGATCAGTTTGGCAATTCGGTTGCGATCGATGGCGACACCATAGTAGTCGGTGCCTTTTCCGAAGCAAGCAATCAGACCACTATTACAAACGGAACGGCAGCAAGCTCCGATAACTCAGCGACACTCGCAGGTGCCGCTTATGTGTTCCAAAGAACGGGTTCTACTTGGAGCCACCAAGCCTACCTCAAACCTCCCAATCTAGGAGCAGACGATCGTTTTGGTATCACAGTTGCCATCGAAGGGAATACAATCCTAGTTGGTTCTATTTTTGAGGACAATAATCAAACAACGGTCACAAATGGAACGATGCCAAATGATGACAACAGCTTATCCAATTCGGGTGCAGTTTATTTGTTCCAAAGGTCTGGTTCCACTTGGGCATTTCGAGCCTATATTAAGGCTCCCAATGCCGATGTCGAAGACAGGTTTGGCAATGCAATTGCTTTTTCAGGAGATACCGCCGTCGTTGGAGTGAACCTAGAGGACAGCAATCAAAAGACAATTACCAATGGACCTACTGGCAGTACAGACAATTCAGCTTTATCGTCTGGTGCAGCATTTGTGTTTTTTAGAAAGTAA
- a CDS encoding helix-turn-helix domain-containing protein, protein MKQFLIWEDFATYRGEAFSTHRHSHFFIQIGLPDSGFVEIRTLDGEWKSYNVVCIPSGISHEMRSGEGNLTLLYLDPLTTGYQLFHERSLTSNQSAFEVGDLFTETLKHQIREILKTSNKDVRKQILELININFDKQTNRKLDPRIQKSIKDVELDRFSLSHLAKEASLSVERFRHLFRQETGVPFSAYKLWLKTKKAVDYLANHSQLSNAAYEGGFADQSHFTRIFRRSFGVGPSDFTKKKEPFQAIFFSK, encoded by the coding sequence ATGAAACAATTTTTAATTTGGGAAGATTTTGCTACATACCGAGGTGAGGCATTTTCAACCCATCGGCATAGTCATTTTTTTATACAAATTGGTTTGCCAGATTCAGGTTTTGTTGAAATACGTACGTTAGATGGTGAATGGAAGTCATACAATGTTGTCTGTATTCCTTCTGGAATAAGTCACGAAATGAGGAGTGGGGAAGGTAATCTTACACTTCTTTATTTGGATCCACTTACAACAGGTTATCAACTTTTTCATGAAAGAAGTTTGACCTCAAATCAATCAGCATTCGAAGTAGGTGACTTGTTTACTGAAACCCTAAAACATCAGATAAGAGAAATTTTAAAAACATCGAATAAAGATGTTCGTAAACAAATTCTCGAATTGATAAATATAAATTTTGATAAACAAACAAATCGCAAATTGGATCCACGCATTCAAAAAAGCATAAAAGATGTAGAACTTGATCGTTTTTCACTTTCCCATTTAGCAAAAGAGGCTTCCTTATCAGTTGAAAGGTTTCGTCATCTTTTTCGTCAGGAGACAGGTGTTCCATTTTCTGCTTATAAACTTTGGCTAAAAACAAAAAAGGCTGTCGACTATTTAGCAAATCATTCGCAATTATCAAATGCTGCCTACGAGGGTGGTTTTGCAGATCAGTCTCACTTTACTCGTATTTTTCGCCGATCTTTCGGTGTTGGTCCTTCAGATTTTACAAAAAAGAAAGAACCGTTTCAGGCAATTTTCTTTTCCAAGTAG
- a CDS encoding AMP-dependent synthetase/ligase — translation MGSKIKAKNLAELFYDSAKQFGDQPAFGTKNKEKQFSTISFQDLYETGVSLATGLIDIGLKPHEHVAVLSENRKEWIISNYGIILCGAADVPRGTDVTDGDIQYILSHSDAKMVFVENEVTLKKVKKNISKLQNITHMIVMESEPVVLNAQVHSNGEEKIDLGNPLYPNILSLNELIEKGRNLRKLGDRRAEERVIAIQPDDLFTIIYTSGTTGEPKGVMLTHANMISQLRNIPIKIGPKDRFLSILPVWHSFERVFQMGTIAMGATQYYTNVRNIREDLMIVKPTFMASAPRLWESIYQGIQSKIQTGSVIKKVLFKLAYGCALKIQRSIQFLKGNRLDLHGRNIFQSIALAIVSLTSIAVLYLPYRILDLIVLSKLRLATGGKLRGSVSGGGSLPFHIDEFFNTIRIPVFEGYGLTETSPGLAFRTEKHLVVGSVGQIFPDTEILLKDVETGIVIYPPKKGIKGEIYVRGPQIMKGYYKRPEATAKVLSDDGWLNTGDLGIMTFNNTLKIVGRTKETVVLLNGENIEPVPIENKLMQSPLIDQVMVVGQDQKYLGALILPALEKFSEYGSTYEQLATNRIVKEKIEQEVKNLIRTENGFKSFEKIVEVRLLPKTFEVGEELSAKLSVKRHVVAEKYESLIESMYDGKSQMQIHVTK, via the coding sequence ATGGGTTCTAAAATCAAAGCAAAAAATCTAGCAGAGTTATTTTATGATAGTGCCAAGCAGTTTGGAGATCAACCAGCGTTTGGAACGAAAAACAAAGAAAAACAATTCTCTACAATTAGCTTTCAAGATTTATATGAAACTGGAGTTTCACTGGCAACAGGCTTAATTGATATCGGTTTAAAGCCACATGAACATGTAGCAGTTCTATCTGAAAATCGAAAAGAGTGGATTATTTCTAATTATGGAATTATACTTTGCGGTGCTGCGGATGTTCCTCGTGGTACGGACGTTACAGATGGTGATATACAATACATTCTTTCTCATTCGGATGCAAAGATGGTCTTCGTAGAAAACGAAGTGACTTTAAAGAAAGTTAAGAAGAATATTTCCAAACTACAAAATATAACACATATGATTGTTATGGAAAGCGAGCCCGTCGTATTGAATGCGCAAGTCCATAGTAATGGTGAGGAAAAAATTGATCTAGGGAATCCTTTGTATCCAAATATCTTGAGTTTAAATGAACTTATCGAAAAAGGTAGAAACCTGCGAAAGTTAGGTGATAGAAGAGCTGAGGAAAGAGTGATTGCAATTCAACCTGATGACTTATTTACGATCATCTATACTTCCGGTACTACAGGGGAACCGAAAGGGGTAATGTTAACTCATGCAAACATGATATCGCAGTTAAGGAACATACCCATAAAGATTGGACCGAAAGATCGATTTTTATCGATTTTACCTGTATGGCATAGTTTTGAAAGAGTTTTTCAAATGGGAACAATTGCGATGGGCGCTACACAATATTATACAAATGTAAGAAATATCAGAGAAGACTTAATGATTGTGAAGCCTACTTTTATGGCTTCAGCACCGAGACTTTGGGAAAGTATTTATCAAGGGATACAGTCGAAGATCCAAACAGGTTCAGTTATAAAAAAAGTTTTATTCAAATTAGCGTATGGATGTGCATTAAAGATTCAAAGATCAATTCAATTTTTAAAAGGTAATCGATTGGATCTTCATGGAAGAAATATTTTTCAATCGATAGCACTCGCTATTGTTTCCTTAACCTCGATAGCGGTTCTTTATTTACCTTATCGCATCCTTGATTTGATTGTATTAAGTAAACTTAGATTAGCTACCGGCGGGAAACTGAGAGGTTCAGTTTCTGGCGGTGGTTCCTTACCCTTTCATATTGATGAATTTTTTAATACCATCAGGATTCCTGTATTCGAAGGATATGGATTGACTGAAACATCTCCAGGACTTGCATTCCGTACAGAAAAACATCTTGTTGTGGGAAGTGTAGGGCAAATATTTCCTGATACTGAAATTTTACTGAAAGATGTTGAAACAGGTATAGTCATTTATCCTCCGAAAAAAGGAATCAAAGGCGAAATTTATGTAAGAGGACCGCAAATTATGAAAGGGTACTACAAAAGACCTGAAGCAACTGCAAAAGTTTTATCAGATGATGGATGGTTGAACACAGGAGACCTTGGGATCATGACGTTTAACAATACGCTTAAAATTGTAGGAAGAACGAAAGAAACGGTTGTACTTCTCAATGGTGAAAATATTGAACCAGTTCCCATTGAAAATAAACTCATGCAATCACCTTTGATTGACCAAGTAATGGTTGTGGGACAGGATCAAAAGTATTTAGGTGCATTGATTTTACCGGCCCTTGAAAAGTTTTCGGAATATGGATCCACTTATGAACAATTGGCAACGAATCGTATTGTAAAAGAAAAAATCGAACAGGAAGTAAAAAATCTGATTCGCACAGAGAATGGATTTAAAAGTTTCGAAAAGATTGTAGAGGTGCGACTCCTTCCAAAAACTTTTGAAGTAGGTGAGGAGTTGTCTGCAAAACTATCTGTCAAAAGACATGTTGTTGCAGAAAAATACGAATCGCTCATCGAGTCAATGTACGATGGAAAGTCCCAAATGCAGATTCATGTAACTAAATAA
- a CDS encoding acyltransferase family protein has product MSVLKNAFLSVFKHRAGDIESLNGLRAFAILIILIFHTSPFLEFAGMFTGYIAIIYPGLQSGVALFFVLSGYLISFGLMKEWEKNHRINFSLFFINRSLRIFPAYYFYLILAHLVALKIAETLVNSQATGSAELAASTESVLAQIENFKYDLIYMSDYFQSYNVHTWSLSIEEKFYLILPFLSAFFIFRLTKGSRLLFLFLLYLIPLFFRILSYFDSATQYQNPHSFHFRFDDLIAGVIVMDLHLHWNIQTLIKRFQNILIPIILLGYGSTLFFSQHSFPFFYYVFSFNGYNIIFSMLLLLCLSEKNILKSFFEFKIFRPIARLSYTMYLWNGMIAILAIKSATAKINKIGTVNWFDYGSAVINFLFLTFCISYLLYLLIEYPFLFWKERLKANSKKESLKQQSSSKV; this is encoded by the coding sequence ATGTCAGTGCTGAAAAATGCTTTTTTATCTGTTTTTAAACATAGAGCCGGGGATATTGAATCTCTAAATGGTCTTCGGGCTTTTGCGATTTTAATTATTTTGATTTTCCATACATCTCCTTTCCTTGAGTTTGCGGGGATGTTTACTGGATATATTGCAATTATCTACCCGGGTTTGCAATCAGGGGTTGCCCTTTTTTTTGTATTAAGTGGTTATTTAATTTCCTTTGGCCTAATGAAGGAATGGGAAAAAAATCATCGGATAAATTTCAGTTTATTTTTCATTAACCGCTCGTTAAGAATATTTCCAGCCTACTATTTTTATTTGATCTTAGCGCATTTGGTAGCCTTAAAGATCGCGGAAACCCTAGTGAACTCACAAGCGACTGGGTCAGCAGAACTTGCTGCATCTACCGAATCAGTGCTAGCACAAATAGAAAATTTTAAATACGATTTGATATATATGTCTGATTATTTTCAGAGTTATAATGTTCACACCTGGTCGTTATCAATAGAAGAAAAGTTCTACTTAATACTTCCATTTCTCTCTGCATTTTTTATCTTTCGTTTAACAAAAGGGAGCCGATTGTTGTTCCTTTTCCTTTTGTATTTAATTCCACTTTTTTTTAGAATACTCTCTTATTTCGATTCAGCAACCCAATATCAGAATCCCCACTCTTTCCATTTTCGATTCGATGACCTGATTGCTGGTGTCATTGTAATGGATTTACATTTACATTGGAACATTCAAACATTGATCAAACGGTTCCAAAATATTCTAATTCCAATCATTTTACTCGGATATGGATCCACTTTGTTTTTTTCACAACATAGTTTCCCATTTTTTTATTATGTGTTTTCTTTTAACGGATACAATATCATCTTCAGCATGCTTCTTTTACTCTGCCTTTCAGAGAAAAACATCTTAAAATCTTTCTTTGAATTTAAAATATTTAGACCTATTGCCCGCTTAAGTTATACAATGTATCTTTGGAATGGTATGATTGCCATTCTGGCAATCAAGAGCGCAACAGCCAAGATCAACAAAATTGGCACCGTAAATTGGTTCGATTACGGTTCAGCAGTAATCAATTTTCTATTTCTTACATTTTGCATCAGTTACTTACTTTATCTCTTAATTGAGTATCCGTTTTTATTTTGGAAAGAAAGGCTAAAAGCCAATTCAAAAAAAGAATCACTAAAGCAACAATCTTCAAGCAAAGTGTGA
- a CDS encoding RNA polymerase sigma factor — MNDKSYIELLNQAKSGDLRAWTVVQNRFSRFAVKFASKIIGDEDLSQDIVQESFWDLYQNLEKMTSPVAFPSHLKRAIIKHSDRILRKKENQNLVFVDPNQMDQNSEELHSTYFEKECYETIFQNVKKLDPDDQKLIELYYYKNYSLVEISRSEGKTLSFIKKRHLYLKKVLRNGIGETFRPEAHSQLMMVA; from the coding sequence ATGAATGACAAATCCTATATTGAACTTTTAAACCAAGCAAAGTCTGGTGATCTTCGTGCTTGGACGGTGGTACAGAACCGGTTCTCTCGTTTTGCGGTCAAATTTGCGTCAAAGATTATCGGTGACGAGGATCTTTCACAGGATATCGTGCAGGAATCATTTTGGGATTTGTATCAAAATTTGGAAAAAATGACAAGCCCAGTAGCATTTCCTTCTCATTTGAAAAGAGCAATCATCAAACACAGTGACCGCATCTTGAGAAAGAAGGAAAATCAGAATTTAGTTTTTGTCGATCCGAATCAAATGGACCAAAACTCGGAAGAATTACATTCCACCTATTTTGAAAAAGAATGTTATGAAACGATTTTTCAAAATGTAAAAAAACTAGATCCCGACGATCAAAAGTTAATTGAACTCTATTACTATAAAAACTATTCGTTAGTTGAAATCTCAAGATCGGAAGGAAAAACTTTGTCTTTCATCAAAAAAAGACATTTATACCTCAAAAAAGTTCTCCGCAACGGAATTGGTGAAACGTTCCGACCAGAGGCACACTCTCAATTGATGATGGTAGCTTAG
- a CDS encoding ClpP family protease, with amino-acid sequence METTQVYSNGQIDNVYLEQRKVFLWGEVNDNSARYLIDRFLYLEALDPTRPITLYIHSPGGSTYAGLAILDVMKNLHNPVYTTCLGMAMSFGAVLLLSGTKGYRFAYPHSKVLIHQPHVMGEFKGPAEDIRIFAESVRREKDLLNEIMAKATGQPLEKMKEDTERDTWFSATEAIEYGIIDKIIGA; translated from the coding sequence TTGGAAACAACTCAAGTATATTCAAATGGGCAGATTGATAATGTGTATCTGGAACAAAGGAAAGTATTTCTCTGGGGAGAGGTCAACGATAACTCTGCAAGATATTTAATAGATCGTTTTTTATATTTAGAAGCTTTGGATCCCACAAGGCCAATTACCTTATATATCCATTCTCCCGGAGGATCAACTTATGCAGGTTTGGCGATATTGGATGTAATGAAAAACCTCCATAATCCTGTTTACACCACTTGTTTGGGAATGGCAATGTCCTTTGGTGCTGTTTTACTTCTTTCGGGAACAAAGGGATATCGCTTTGCTTATCCGCATAGTAAAGTGCTCATCCACCAACCGCATGTGATGGGAGAGTTCAAAGGACCAGCAGAAGACATTCGGATTTTTGCCGAGTCTGTCCGGAGAGAAAAGGATTTGTTAAATGAAATTATGGCAAAAGCAACGGGCCAACCATTAGAGAAGATGAAGGAAGATACGGAAAGAGACACTTGGTTTTCCGCAACAGAAGCCATCGAATATGGTATCATCGATAAAATCATTGGAGCCTGA
- a CDS encoding SH3 domain-containing protein → MKSFIGIILIALTSTFSQILPCEPFDPVFLKPTDTSREDKDFFSFKQKLEKAIQDKDIKFIESIVDPQISFDFSEDGMGKTKFFKYWNLDKNPKKSDFWNVFSQTVNLGFAYKDNIWSAPFLFTQTPESVDSYSFSLITGNTVNIRNKPSKKGAVLTQLSWEFVKNEYDETLKPDPNEPCNWSKVCISDGQVGYVCEQYLRSPMDHRVGFSKKNKNWKMIFFIQGGD, encoded by the coding sequence ATGAAATCTTTTATCGGTATTATTTTAATTGCACTCACCTCAACTTTTTCTCAAATCCTCCCTTGCGAACCTTTTGATCCCGTGTTTTTAAAACCTACGGATACATCGAGAGAAGATAAAGATTTTTTTTCCTTCAAACAAAAGTTAGAAAAAGCAATCCAAGACAAAGATATAAAGTTTATCGAATCCATTGTGGACCCACAAATTTCTTTTGATTTTTCTGAAGATGGAATGGGAAAAACAAAATTTTTTAAGTATTGGAATTTGGATAAAAATCCCAAAAAATCCGATTTTTGGAACGTTTTTTCGCAAACCGTCAATCTTGGTTTTGCTTATAAAGATAATATTTGGTCAGCACCCTTTTTGTTTACCCAAACTCCTGAATCTGTTGATTCTTATAGTTTTTCACTCATCACTGGAAACACTGTGAATATTCGGAACAAACCATCCAAAAAAGGCGCAGTTCTAACACAGCTTAGCTGGGAGTTTGTTAAAAACGAATATGATGAAACACTAAAACCTGATCCGAACGAACCCTGCAATTGGAGTAAAGTTTGTATTTCCGACGGACAAGTTGGATATGTTTGTGAACAATACCTAAGAAGCCCCATGGACCATCGTGTTGGTTTTTCCAAAAAAAACAAAAACTGGAAGATGATTTTTTTCATTCAAGGTGGAGACTAA
- a CDS encoding MBL fold metallo-hydrolase has protein sequence MRYLPFYLFLFFTFSLTQCKAFGKDPEGSHLEKIKTSTHYDQTREQFVNRRPDVLEKMRENQNFFSLFFKFMFGGDKHQKPDVKLPEEKPDFSEFLKPDENIKFIWFGHSTFLVNIEGKLLFFDPVFSESAAPFSFMVKRFQDAVVKLEELPPIDYIIISHDHYDHLDMQTIEFFKSTKTKFITPLGVTSHMKEWGVPDDRLTELDWWQSLDLGKLKIVCTPAQHFSGRRGMNGNKTLWSSWTVIGEKERFYFSGDSGYDVHFKDVGDKFGPFDLTFIENGQYNPMWEAVHVLPEQTAKAHLDLRGKRLVPVHWGMFNLSLHSWYEPAESLEKQAEVYKIDLLTPKFGQIVKIREPNLMERWWKKFIQSE, from the coding sequence TTGCGATATTTACCATTCTATCTATTCTTATTTTTTACCTTTTCCCTTACCCAGTGCAAAGCCTTCGGCAAGGATCCGGAAGGTTCCCACCTTGAAAAAATAAAAACATCCACTCATTATGACCAAACTCGTGAACAATTTGTAAATCGTAGACCAGATGTTTTAGAGAAAATGCGAGAGAATCAAAACTTCTTCTCACTTTTTTTTAAATTTATGTTTGGTGGAGACAAACACCAAAAACCAGATGTGAAGTTACCCGAAGAAAAACCAGACTTCTCTGAGTTTTTAAAACCGGATGAAAACATAAAATTCATTTGGTTTGGGCATTCCACCTTTCTTGTGAATATCGAAGGGAAACTTTTGTTTTTTGATCCCGTGTTTTCGGAGTCTGCCGCCCCTTTTAGTTTTATGGTAAAACGATTTCAAGATGCAGTGGTCAAGTTAGAAGAACTGCCTCCAATTGATTATATCATTATCTCTCATGATCATTATGATCATCTGGATATGCAAACCATAGAATTTTTTAAATCAACAAAAACAAAGTTCATCACACCTCTCGGGGTTACTTCTCATATGAAAGAATGGGGTGTTCCTGATGATCGCCTAACGGAGTTAGATTGGTGGCAAAGTTTGGATCTGGGAAAACTAAAAATTGTTTGTACACCTGCCCAACATTTTTCGGGAAGGCGAGGAATGAATGGAAATAAAACTTTATGGTCCTCATGGACTGTGATTGGTGAAAAAGAAAGATTCTATTTCAGCGGTGACTCCGGGTATGATGTACATTTCAAAGACGTTGGCGATAAATTTGGTCCATTTGATTTAACATTTATTGAAAATGGACAATACAATCCGATGTGGGAAGCAGTCCATGTATTGCCGGAACAAACTGCGAAAGCACATTTGGACTTAAGAGGCAAACGACTTGTGCCAGTCCATTGGGGAATGTTTAATTTGTCTTTGCATAGTTGGTATGAACCGGCTGAATCATTGGAAAAACAAGCCGAGGTTTATAAAATCGATCTTCTAACACCAAAATTTGGGCAAATTGTGAAAATTCGTGAACCCAACCTAATGGAGCGTTGGTGGAAAAAATTCATCCAATCGGAATGA